Proteins co-encoded in one Pelobates fuscus isolate aPelFus1 chromosome 5, aPelFus1.pri, whole genome shotgun sequence genomic window:
- the MED11 gene encoding mediator of RNA polymerase II transcription subunit 11: MATYSLANERLRVLEEIEREISAILMSAGNVILELSKEKPNERVLDRQASQFTASVQKVESELSGQIRYLTQVATGQPHEGSSYSARKDGTMALNRVDYARVKLAELSRTCEQMLDQP, encoded by the exons ATGGCCACATACAGTCTTGCAAATGAGAGACTGCGCGTCTTGGAGGAGATTGAGAGGGAAATATCCGCCATCTTGATGAGTGCAG GAAATGTCATTTTGGAACTTTCCAAGGAGAAGCCAAATGAGCGTGTTCTTGACCGTCAAGCATCTCAGTTTACAGCCTCTGTCCAGAAAGTGGAATCTGAATTGTCTGGACAAATTCGCTACCTTACTCAG GTAGCTACCGGGCAGCCACACGAAGGCTCGAGTTACAGTGCTCGAAAGGATGGCACAATGGCTCTCAACAGGGTTGACTACGCCAGAGTCAAGCTGGCAGAACTGAGCAGGACTTGTGAGCAGATGTTGGATCAGCCCTAA